The proteins below come from a single Streptomyces sp. MRC013 genomic window:
- the nusA gene encoding transcription termination factor NusA — MDIDVKLLKGLAHEKEIPFELLVEAIESALLIAYHRTEGARRHARAVLDRQTGHVTVWAKEDPADLEEGQEPKEFDDTPSDFGRIAATTARQVIQQRLRDAENDMTFGEYARREGDIVAGVVQQGKDPKNVLVKLDDKLEAILPVQEQVPGEEYPHGLRLRTYVVRVAKGVRGPSVTLSRTHPNLVRKLFALEVPEIADGSVEIAAIAREAGHRTKIAVRSTRSGLNAKGACIGPMGGRVRNVMAELHGEKIDIVDWSDDPADMVANALSPARVSKVEVVDPAARSARVTVPDYQLSLAIGKEGQNARLAARLTGWRIDIRPDTEQASPPAGE; from the coding sequence GTGGACATCGATGTGAAGCTCCTTAAGGGCTTGGCACATGAGAAGGAGATCCCCTTCGAGCTGCTGGTCGAGGCGATCGAGTCGGCCCTCCTCATCGCCTACCACCGCACCGAGGGAGCCCGCCGCCACGCCCGCGCCGTGCTGGACCGGCAGACCGGCCACGTGACGGTGTGGGCGAAGGAGGACCCCGCCGACCTGGAGGAGGGGCAGGAACCCAAGGAGTTCGACGACACCCCGTCGGACTTCGGCCGCATCGCGGCGACCACGGCCCGCCAGGTGATCCAGCAGCGGCTGCGCGACGCCGAGAACGACATGACGTTCGGCGAGTACGCGCGCCGCGAGGGCGACATCGTGGCCGGCGTCGTCCAGCAGGGCAAGGACCCCAAGAACGTCCTGGTCAAGCTGGACGACAAGCTGGAGGCGATCCTCCCCGTCCAGGAGCAGGTGCCCGGCGAGGAGTACCCGCACGGCCTGCGCCTGCGCACCTACGTCGTCCGCGTCGCCAAGGGCGTGCGCGGACCGTCCGTCACCCTGTCGCGCACCCACCCCAACCTCGTGAGGAAGCTGTTCGCGCTGGAGGTCCCGGAGATCGCCGACGGTTCCGTCGAGATCGCCGCGATCGCCAGGGAGGCCGGCCACCGCACGAAGATCGCCGTGCGGTCGACGCGCTCCGGGCTCAACGCCAAGGGCGCCTGCATCGGCCCGATGGGCGGCCGGGTGCGCAACGTCATGGCCGAGCTGCACGGCGAGAAGATCGACATCGTCGACTGGTCGGACGACCCGGCGGACATGGTGGCGAACGCCCTCTCCCCGGCACGCGTCTCCAAGGTCGAGGTCGTCGACCCGGCCGCCCGGTCCGCCCGCGTCACCGTGCCGGACTACCAGCTGTCCCTGGCGATCGGCAAGGAGGGCCAGAACGCCCGCCTCGCCGCCCGTCTCACCGGCTGGCGCATCGACATCCGCCCCGACACCGAGCAGGCCTCGCCGCCCGCCGGGGAATAG
- a CDS encoding serine protease, with the protein MGRQDRATPVRICDRTGRTRGAGFVADHLGTVVTSHETVGDLGHIVVRAPDGSGCEVTADAVTALPADALALVRTDGLGVRPLPIADRPAPPAGAYVHVHAHGWREARVLGTARAAHPTAEGLHPVGEALELAIGTDGREALEHGGAAGGPVLDAATGAVLAVLAGSLRTDHRAAGLALPLARAAARVPGGPLAALLRRNAATVPAHGADLNLAGALRLARLTHPAVHPARTVARPAVARLLDLFAASAPAPGRPLVCGLVGEPGSGRTTVLAALADRRAAGTAPEPVLWLRGVDLRRGDTSLGDAVGRALDRAHRAAAAAGETRGARPQARAEAPDAPARHAARVAGDAGRPLLVLLDGPEEAPPSFAEGLPGWTSRTVDWLRRHGVRLALACGPAYWEAAGALYPPDVLYGDGAPAGGSRPPCGSGT; encoded by the coding sequence ATGGGACGACAGGACCGGGCGACACCGGTGCGCATCTGTGACCGGACGGGCCGGACGAGAGGCGCCGGTTTCGTCGCCGACCACCTCGGCACGGTCGTGACCAGCCACGAAACCGTCGGCGACCTGGGACACATCGTCGTCCGGGCGCCCGACGGCAGCGGCTGCGAGGTGACCGCCGACGCCGTCACCGCCCTGCCCGCCGACGCCCTCGCCCTCGTCCGCACCGACGGGCTCGGCGTCCGCCCCCTCCCCATCGCCGACCGCCCCGCGCCCCCCGCGGGCGCCTACGTACACGTCCACGCCCACGGCTGGCGCGAGGCACGCGTCCTCGGCACCGCACGGGCCGCCCACCCCACCGCCGAGGGCCTCCACCCGGTCGGGGAGGCCCTCGAACTCGCCATCGGCACCGACGGCCGCGAAGCGCTGGAGCACGGAGGGGCCGCGGGCGGTCCCGTCCTGGACGCCGCCACCGGTGCCGTCCTCGCCGTCCTCGCCGGTTCCCTCCGCACCGACCACCGCGCCGCCGGGCTCGCCCTGCCCCTGGCCCGCGCCGCGGCCCGGGTCCCCGGCGGCCCCCTCGCCGCCCTGCTCCGCCGCAACGCCGCCACGGTCCCGGCCCACGGCGCGGACCTGAACCTCGCGGGCGCCCTCCGGCTCGCCCGGCTCACCCATCCCGCCGTCCACCCGGCCCGAACCGTCGCACGGCCCGCCGTCGCCCGCCTCCTCGACCTGTTCGCCGCCTCCGCGCCCGCCCCCGGCCGCCCCCTCGTCTGCGGGCTCGTCGGAGAACCGGGCAGCGGGCGCACCACCGTCCTGGCCGCCCTCGCCGACCGGCGCGCCGCGGGTACCGCTCCCGAGCCGGTCCTGTGGCTGCGCGGCGTCGACCTGCGGCGCGGCGACACCTCGCTCGGGGACGCCGTGGGCCGCGCGCTGGACCGGGCGCACCGGGCGGCCGCCGCGGCCGGTGAAACCCGGGGCGCCCGCCCGCAGGCCCGTGCCGAGGCCCCCGACGCGCCGGCCCGGCACGCCGCCAGGGTCGCCGGCGACGCGGGCCGGCCGCTGCTGGTCCTGCTCGACGGGCCCGAGGAGGCTCCGCCCTCCTTCGCGGAGGGACTGCCCGGATGGACCTCCCGGACGGTGGACTGGCTCCGGCGGCACGGTGTCCGGCTCGCCCTCGCCTGCGGGCCCGCGTACTGGGAGGCGGCCGGAGCCCTGTACCCGCCGGACGTGCTGTACGGGGACGGGGCGCCCGCCGGGGGATCCCGCCCGCCGTGCGGGTCGGGGACCTGA
- the truB gene encoding tRNA pseudouridine(55) synthase TruB, translating into MPGGPPGDGLVIVDKPSGFTSHDVVAKMRGMARTRRVGHAGTLDPMATGVLVLGVERATKLLGHLALTEKEYLGTVRLGQNTVTDDAEGGITSSTDASRVTRESVDAAVARLTGDIMQVPSKVSAIKIDGKRSYARVRGGEEFDLPARPVTVSRFTVYDMRAAVADDGTPVVDLVVSVVCSSGTYVRALARDVGADLGVGGHLTALRRTRVGPYKLDAARTLDQLQEQLTVMPIAEAAAAAFPRWDVDERRAKLLLNGVRIDMPPHGEGPVAVFGPGGRFLALVEERGGKAKSVAVFG; encoded by the coding sequence GTGCCGGGAGGGCCCCCCGGGGACGGCCTCGTCATCGTCGACAAGCCCTCGGGGTTCACCTCCCACGACGTGGTGGCCAAGATGCGGGGCATGGCCCGCACCCGCCGCGTCGGCCACGCCGGCACGCTCGACCCCATGGCCACCGGCGTCCTCGTCCTCGGCGTCGAGAGGGCCACCAAGCTCCTCGGCCACCTCGCGCTGACGGAGAAGGAGTACCTGGGCACCGTCCGGCTGGGCCAGAACACCGTCACCGACGACGCCGAGGGCGGGATCACCTCGTCGACCGACGCCTCCCGGGTGACCCGCGAGTCGGTCGACGCGGCCGTGGCCAGGCTGACCGGCGACATCATGCAGGTGCCGTCCAAGGTGAGCGCCATCAAGATCGACGGCAAGCGGTCCTATGCGCGCGTCAGGGGCGGCGAGGAGTTCGACCTCCCGGCCCGCCCGGTGACCGTCTCCCGGTTCACCGTGTACGACATGCGCGCCGCCGTCGCCGACGACGGCACCCCCGTCGTCGACCTGGTCGTCTCCGTCGTCTGCTCCTCCGGCACCTACGTCCGGGCCCTCGCCCGCGACGTCGGCGCCGACCTCGGCGTCGGCGGGCACCTCACCGCGCTGCGCCGCACCCGTGTCGGCCCGTACAAGCTCGACGCGGCACGCACCCTGGACCAGCTCCAGGAGCAGCTCACCGTCATGCCCATCGCGGAGGCCGCCGCCGCCGCGTTCCCCCGCTGGGACGTCGACGAGCGGCGCGCGAAGCTGCTCCTCAACGGCGTGCGCATCGACATGCCCCCCCACGGCGAGGGCCCCGTCGCCGTCTTCGGGCCCGGGGGCCGCTTCCTCGCGCTCGTCGAGGAGCGCGGCGGGAAGGCCAAGAGCGTCGCCGTCTTCGGCTGA
- a CDS encoding YlxR family protein produces MSGRTHDRARPERTCVGCRERAAKSDLLRIVATEGVCTPDPHGTLPGRGAYVHPDQSCLDLAVRRRAFPRSLRVRGPLDTAHVRRHLEQATP; encoded by the coding sequence GTGTCTGGCCGGACGCACGACCGCGCACGCCCTGAGCGAACCTGTGTGGGATGCCGGGAGCGGGCGGCCAAGAGCGATCTGTTGCGCATCGTGGCGACCGAGGGTGTGTGCACCCCCGATCCACACGGTACGCTGCCCGGTCGGGGTGCCTATGTGCATCCCGACCAGTCCTGTCTCGATCTGGCGGTCCGCCGCCGGGCGTTCCCCCGGTCCCTCCGGGTCCGGGGTCCGCTCGACACCGCGCACGTCCGCCGTCACCTCGAGCAGGCGACACCGTAA
- a CDS encoding bifunctional riboflavin kinase/FAD synthetase, producing the protein MQRWRGLEEIPQDWGRSVVTIGSYDGVHRGHQLIIGRTVERARESGVPAVVVTFDPHPSEVVRPGSHPPLLAPHHRRAELMAELGVDAVLVLPFTTGFSKLSPADFIVKVLVDKLHARLVVEGPNFRFGHRAAGDVGYLAELGATYDYEVEVVDLYVTGEAGGGHPFSSTLTRRLVVEGDVEGAAEILGRPHRVEGVVVRGAQRGRELGYPTANVETLPYTAVPADGVYAGWLTANGERMPAAISVGTNPQFDGTERTVEAYAIDRVGLDLYGLHVAVDFLAHVRGQRKFDSVQALLKAIADDVERCRELTGRYDAR; encoded by the coding sequence GTGCAGCGCTGGCGAGGCTTGGAGGAGATCCCCCAGGACTGGGGGCGCAGCGTCGTCACCATCGGTTCCTACGACGGCGTCCACCGCGGGCACCAGCTGATCATCGGCCGCACCGTGGAGCGCGCCCGCGAGTCGGGCGTCCCCGCCGTCGTCGTCACCTTCGACCCGCACCCCTCCGAGGTCGTCCGCCCCGGCAGCCACCCGCCGCTGCTCGCCCCGCACCACCGGCGGGCGGAGCTGATGGCGGAGCTGGGCGTCGACGCGGTGCTCGTCCTGCCGTTCACGACCGGGTTCTCGAAGCTGTCGCCCGCCGACTTCATCGTGAAGGTCCTCGTCGACAAGCTCCACGCGCGCCTGGTCGTCGAGGGCCCCAATTTCCGCTTCGGCCACCGTGCCGCCGGCGACGTCGGCTACCTGGCCGAGCTGGGCGCCACGTACGACTACGAGGTCGAGGTCGTCGACCTGTACGTCACCGGCGAGGCGGGCGGCGGGCACCCGTTCTCCTCGACGCTCACCCGGCGCCTGGTCGTCGAGGGGGACGTCGAGGGCGCCGCCGAGATTCTGGGCCGCCCGCACCGCGTCGAGGGCGTCGTCGTCCGCGGCGCTCAGCGCGGCCGCGAACTGGGCTATCCCACGGCGAACGTCGAGACCCTGCCGTACACGGCCGTCCCCGCCGACGGCGTCTACGCCGGCTGGCTGACCGCGAACGGCGAGAGGATGCCCGCGGCGATCTCCGTCGGCACCAATCCGCAGTTCGACGGGACGGAGCGGACCGTCGAGGCGTACGCCATCGACCGCGTCGGCCTCGACCTGTACGGGTTGCACGTGGCCGTCGACTTCCTCGCCCACGTGCGGGGCCAGAGGAAGTTCGACTCGGTCCAGGCGTTGCTGAAGGCCATCGCGGACGACGTGGAGCGCTGCCGCGAACTGACCGGGCGGTACGACGCGCGATAG
- a CDS encoding DUF503 domain-containing protein, protein MYVGTLSFDLLLGDVRSLKEKRSVVRPIVAELQRKFAVSAAETGNQNLHRRAEIGVAMVSGDIGHLTGVLDRCERLIAARPEVELLSVRRRLHTDEE, encoded by the coding sequence ATGTACGTGGGGACGCTGTCCTTCGACCTGCTCCTCGGCGACGTACGGTCGCTGAAGGAGAAGCGCTCCGTCGTCCGGCCGATCGTCGCCGAACTCCAGCGGAAATTCGCGGTGAGTGCGGCGGAGACCGGCAACCAGAACCTCCATCGCAGGGCCGAGATCGGCGTGGCGATGGTCTCCGGGGACATCGGGCACCTCACAGGGGTACTGGACCGGTGTGAGCGCCTCATCGCCGCCCGGCCCGAGGTGGAGCTGCTGTCCGTACGACGGCGCCTGCACACCGACGAAGAGTGA
- the rbfA gene encoding 30S ribosome-binding factor RbfA — protein MADNARARKLADRIQVVVAETLDRRIKDPRLGFVTVTDARVTGDLREATVFYTVYGDEEERAASAAALESAKGILRSEVGRQTGVRFTPTLTFVPDALPDNARTIEDLLDKARAKDAEVRQVSTGKTYAGEADPYRRPGEDDAEDDEDGAGAR, from the coding sequence GTGGCCGACAACGCGCGGGCCCGCAAGCTGGCCGATCGCATCCAGGTCGTGGTCGCGGAGACCCTGGACCGGCGAATCAAGGATCCGCGGCTGGGGTTCGTGACCGTCACGGACGCCCGCGTCACCGGCGACCTGCGGGAGGCCACGGTCTTCTACACGGTCTACGGTGACGAGGAGGAGCGCGCCGCGTCCGCGGCCGCGCTGGAGTCCGCCAAGGGCATCCTGCGCTCCGAGGTCGGCAGGCAGACCGGCGTCCGCTTCACGCCGACGCTGACGTTCGTCCCGGACGCCCTGCCCGACAACGCCCGCACCATCGAGGACCTCCTCGACAAGGCGCGCGCCAAGGACGCCGAGGTGCGCCAGGTGTCCACGGGCAAGACGTACGCCGGCGAGGCCGACCCGTACCGCAGGCCCGGCGAGGACGACGCCGAGGACGACGAGGACGGCGCCGGCGCCCGATGA